A single genomic interval of Juglans regia cultivar Chandler chromosome 1, Walnut 2.0, whole genome shotgun sequence harbors:
- the LOC108985574 gene encoding uncharacterized protein LOC108985574, translating to MGGDEDRWGVVPPTLAPLNGEREEQWRHLYNSVNAVSFGLVATAILISMFLVMAIYERFLRARSTSSAERPRTDLEAAQMVFHGKLDYPSPKMTVYEKGVSVLMPGEEMPTFIAHPAPAPRPPERIPLSLHQHKPSFGSSPDSLSSLDHNET from the exons ATGGGTGGTGACGAAGATAGATGGGGAGTGGTACCACCAACATTGGCTCCGCtaaacggagagagagaggagcaaTGGAGGCACTTGTACAACTCAGTGAATGCTGTATCTTTTGGGCTCGTCGCCACTGCCATTCTCATATCAATGTTCCTTGTTATGGCTATCTATGAGAGGTTTCTGAGGGCCAGATCAACATCTTCCGCCGAAAGGCCACGTACGGATCTCGAGGCCGCCCAGATGGTTTTCCATGGAAAGCTTGATTACCCTTCTCCCAAa ATGACAGTATATGAGAAAGGTGTATCAGTTTTGATGCCTGGCGAGGAAATGCCCACCTTCATTGCACACCCTGCTCCGGCACCACGTCCTCCTGAGCGCATCCCACTGTCTCTTCATCAACACAAGCCATCCTTCGGTTCCTCCCCAGACTCATTATCAAGCTTAGATCACAATGAGACATGA
- the LOC108985570 gene encoding kelch-like protein 15 yields MGSLSPPQPFQPPPRDFPTNFRIFLSFGSRKPSPNTNMSNWIEGYNPSNNAWHYITRIPGLIENQVLKGFSMISMGNSIFIIGGRLCHKMVGINDVEDPNEIVEVDLEVISTVLRYDVRDDAWFKCAPMHTPRFDFACTVCDNKIYVAGGQCTLASARGISLAEVYDPVQNLWIALPNMSTSRYKCVGVRWKGKVHVVGGFTGNGNSWDTMERSSAEVYDSECAKWGHKLGMWQLDVPPNQIVVGPGGKLFSSGDCLNAWKGQIEAYDEDVNIWKGVEGSHYQALSYPTFSTEADSSPLFRRLFLTMAPIGTHFYFLAGYRMPGDISGMMSVVHVFDTSTNVREGWRSFEPVEEDQEKELCSHCCAFEGDHEDNMLS; encoded by the coding sequence ATGGGTTCCCTTTCCCCTCCACAGCCTTTTCAACCCCCACCCAGAGACTTTCCCACCAATTTTCGAATCTTTTTATCATTCGGCTCCAGGAAACCATCACCAAACACAAACATGTCTAATTGGATAGAGGGTTACAATCCCTCAAACAATGCATGGCACTACATTACCAGAATTCCGGGGCTAATTGAAAATCAAGTCCTAAAAGGGTTTTCCATGATTTCCATGGGCAACTCGATCTTCATAATCGGTGGCAGACTTTGTCACAAAATGGTAGGCATTAATGATGTCGAGGACCCTAACGAGATTGTCGAAGTTGATCTTGAAGTCATCTCGACTGTGCTACGTTACGATGTTCGTGACGATGCATGGTTCAAATGCGCACCGATGCACACACCGCGGTTCGATTTTGCATGCACGGTGTGCGACAATAAGATTTACGTGGCTGGGGGACAATGCACGTTGGCTAGTGCTAGGGGGATTTCATTGGCCGAGGTGTATGACCCTGTACAAAACCTGTGGATAGCTTTGCCTAACATGAGCACCTCGAGATACAAATGTGTTGGGGTGAGGTGGAAAGGGAAAGTCCACGTGGTAGGGGGTTTTACAGGCAATGGAAACTCATGGGACACCATGGAACGTAGCTCAGCCGAGGTCTACGACTCCGAATGTGCCAAGTGGGGACACAAGTTGGGGATGTGGCAACTTGATGTGCCACCTAATCAAATAGTAGTAGGTCCTGGTGGCAAGCTTTTTAGCTCCGGGGATTGCCTAAATGCTTGGAAGGGTCAAATTGAAGCCTATGATGAAGATGTTAACATATGGAAAGGTGTGGAGGGTTCACACTATCAAGCCTTATCCTATCCAACATTTTCCACTGAGGCAGATTCGTCACCACTATTCCGACGACTTTTCCTTACCATGGCACCAATCGGGACCCACTTTTACTTCTTGGCAGGCTATCGTATGCCCGGGGACATATCGGGAATGATGTCGGTTGTTCATGTGTTTGACACATCAACAAATGTCCGGGAGGGATGGAGAAGTTTTGAGCCGGTGGAAGAGGATCAGGAAAAAGAACTCTGTAGCCACTGTTGTGCTTTTGAAGGTGATCATGAGGACAACATGCTTTCTTAG